In a genomic window of Mycolicibacillus parakoreensis:
- a CDS encoding flavin monoamine oxidase family protein, translating to MVTDADVIVVGAGMAGLTAADRLTAAGRSVLVLEARERVGGRVLNEAPDAAAPEQVVEIGGQWLGPTQTRARTLAARLGLQLYATHTDGANLLERRDGGLLRYRGTIPRINPVVLADIGQAQTRLDRLARRVPLQAPWRAPHAGHQDAVTLGTWLRRNVATRTARELLTVAVRAVWACEPHELSLLHALFYLHSGGGFASLIGTSGGAQQDRVVGGTGLLATGLAARLGDRVLLGRPVHAIRAGDDAVTVTARTGDSWHARRVIVALPPTLAGQLDYHPALPAARAQLTQRTPMGAVIKCLAVYDEPFWRRDGLSGQAVSIAGPLSAVFDNTVPGGSPGVLLGFFEGAAARRFSLRTPGERRDAVVAAFTRLFGARARHPRAYLDKDWSGDPFSGGGYSAVLAPGTWTGYGHALRAPVGRLHWASTETATIWSGYIDGAIRSGEHAADEILRAEDSR from the coding sequence GTGGTCACCGACGCGGACGTCATCGTCGTCGGCGCCGGGATGGCCGGGCTCACCGCCGCCGACCGTCTCACCGCCGCCGGCCGTTCGGTGCTGGTGCTCGAGGCCCGTGAGCGGGTCGGCGGCCGGGTGCTCAACGAGGCGCCGGATGCGGCCGCCCCCGAGCAGGTCGTCGAGATCGGTGGTCAGTGGTTGGGCCCGACCCAGACCCGGGCCCGCACCTTGGCGGCACGGCTGGGCCTGCAGCTGTATGCGACCCACACCGACGGCGCGAACCTGCTGGAGCGCCGCGACGGCGGCCTGCTGCGTTACCGGGGCACGATCCCGAGGATCAACCCGGTGGTGCTCGCCGATATCGGCCAGGCGCAGACCCGGCTGGACCGGTTGGCCCGCCGGGTTCCGCTGCAGGCCCCGTGGCGGGCCCCGCACGCCGGGCACCAGGATGCGGTGACGCTGGGGACCTGGCTGCGCCGCAACGTCGCCACCCGCACCGCCCGCGAGCTGTTGACGGTGGCGGTGCGGGCGGTGTGGGCTTGTGAACCCCACGAGCTGTCGCTGCTGCACGCGCTGTTCTACCTGCACTCCGGGGGCGGATTCGCCAGCCTGATCGGCACCAGCGGCGGCGCCCAACAGGACCGGGTGGTCGGCGGCACCGGATTGTTGGCGACCGGGCTGGCGGCCCGGCTCGGCGACCGGGTGCTGCTGGGTCGGCCGGTGCACGCGATCCGGGCCGGGGACGACGCGGTGACGGTCACCGCCCGCACCGGCGACAGCTGGCACGCTCGTCGGGTGATCGTGGCGCTGCCTCCGACGCTGGCCGGGCAACTCGACTACCACCCGGCGCTGCCGGCGGCCCGCGCCCAACTGACCCAGCGCACCCCGATGGGCGCGGTGATCAAATGCCTGGCCGTCTACGACGAGCCGTTCTGGCGGCGCGACGGGCTCAGCGGTCAGGCCGTCAGCATCGCCGGCCCGCTGAGCGCCGTCTTCGACAACACCGTGCCCGGCGGCTCCCCCGGGGTGCTGCTGGGCTTCTTCGAAGGCGCGGCGGCCCGCCGGTTCTCGCTGCGGACACCGGGCGAGCGCCGCGACGCCGTCGTCGCCGCCTTCACCCGGCTGTTCGGTGCCCGCGCCCGACACCCCCGCGCCTACCTGGACAAGGACTGGTCGGGCGACCCGTTCAGCGGCGGCGGCTACTCCGCGGTGCTGGCGCCGGGAACCTGGACCGGGTACGGGCACGCCTTGCGGGCGCCGGTCGGGCGCCTTCACTGGGCGAGCACCGAAACGGCCACCATCTGGTCGGGCTACATCGACGGTGCCATCCGGTCCGGTGAACACGCCGCCGACGAAATTCTGCGCGCCGAGGATTCGCGCTAG
- a CDS encoding acyl-CoA dehydrogenase family protein, producing the protein MSRLFPDYRPSWETDQHRELRKHAGAFFGKEATPNQERWVEQHGVDREFWTKAGAAGLLGLDLPEEFGGAGGDYALNAVVQEELVYAHDQCFGFSVHSPIVAHYLYAYGTDEQRKRWLPKVISGEAVLAIAMTEPGTGSDLQSVRTTAVRDGEQYVINGSKTFISNGTHCDLVVIVAKTDPSQGAGGVSLIVAETDGLTGFERGRVLAKMGQHGQDTRELFFADMRVPVANLLGEREGLGFYQLMEQLARERLIIGSLCAALAEAAVLEAIDYSRQREAFGHPIGNFQNTKFVLAECKTEALAIKTMVDYAIQQYVDGHNDPMTASMAKLFAAEKCDQVVDKCLQIFGGYGYMTEYPIANMYTGSRVNRIYGGTSEIMKEIISRSL; encoded by the coding sequence ATGTCCCGACTCTTCCCCGACTATCGGCCCAGTTGGGAGACCGATCAGCATCGTGAGCTGCGTAAACACGCCGGGGCGTTCTTCGGCAAGGAGGCCACCCCGAACCAGGAGCGCTGGGTCGAACAACACGGCGTCGACCGCGAGTTCTGGACCAAGGCCGGGGCGGCGGGGCTGCTGGGGCTGGATCTGCCCGAAGAGTTCGGCGGCGCCGGCGGCGACTACGCCCTGAACGCGGTGGTCCAAGAGGAGCTGGTCTACGCCCACGACCAGTGTTTCGGGTTCTCGGTGCACTCACCGATCGTGGCCCACTACCTGTACGCCTACGGCACCGATGAACAGCGGAAACGGTGGCTGCCGAAGGTCATCAGCGGCGAGGCGGTGCTGGCGATCGCGATGACCGAACCCGGCACCGGCTCGGATCTGCAGTCGGTGCGCACCACCGCGGTGCGCGACGGTGAGCAGTACGTCATCAACGGATCGAAGACGTTCATCTCCAACGGCACCCACTGCGACCTGGTGGTGATCGTGGCCAAAACCGACCCCTCCCAGGGTGCGGGCGGGGTGTCGCTGATCGTCGCCGAGACCGACGGGCTGACCGGTTTCGAGCGGGGCCGGGTGCTCGCCAAGATGGGCCAGCACGGCCAAGACACCCGGGAGCTGTTCTTCGCCGACATGCGGGTCCCGGTCGCCAACCTGCTCGGGGAGCGCGAGGGGCTCGGCTTCTATCAGTTGATGGAGCAGTTGGCCCGCGAACGGCTGATCATCGGCTCGCTGTGCGCGGCGCTGGCCGAGGCGGCGGTGCTCGAGGCGATCGACTACTCCCGCCAGCGGGAGGCGTTCGGCCACCCGATCGGCAATTTCCAGAACACCAAGTTCGTGCTGGCCGAGTGCAAAACCGAGGCGCTGGCGATCAAGACCATGGTCGACTACGCCATCCAGCAGTACGTCGACGGCCACAACGACCCGATGACCGCGTCGATGGCCAAGCTGTTCGCGGCGGAGAAATGCGACCAGGTCGTCGACAAATGTCTGCAGATCTTCGGCGGCTACGGCTACATGACCGAGTACCCGATCGCCAACATGTACACCGGGTCGCGGGTGAACCGCATCTACGGCGGGACCAGCGAGATCATGAAGGAGATCATCAGCCGGTCGCTGTGA
- a CDS encoding DUF3556 domain-containing protein, protein MGFLKPDLPVVDFAEWSAGTRAEKIRPMAQQWAEVGFGTPVVLHLFYVLKVALYVLGGWLIVVATPGVDGFTAVAQWWREPIVFEKIVLYTMLFEVIGLGCGFGPLNNRFFPPLGSILYWLRPGTIRLPPWPNRVPGTRGSARTPLDAALYGGLLVMLLVALFSAGTGPIPELDTTVGVLPAWQVITVLVLLGVVGLRDKVIFLAARGEVYAPLTAVFLFTGVDMLIGAKVIFLVIWIGAATSKLNRHFPFVISTMMSNNPLVRPRSLKRRFFRHFPDDLRPGWLSRTLAHVSTAIEMGVPLVLFFSHGGWPTAIAACVMVCFHLGILVAIPMGVPLEWNVFMIVGVLTLFVGHAEVGLADLHHPWAVALLFALSAGTVVVGNLYPDKVSFLPGMRYYAGNWDTTLWCLTPSAEEKISRGLVAIASMPAAQLERFYGSREAAQIPIYMGYAFRGFNTHGRALFTLAHRAMAGRDEDDYTLTDGERICSTAVGWNFGDGHMTNEQLIAAMQQRCGFAPGEVRVVILDAQPIHRQTQRYRLVDAATGEFERGVMRVADMADSQPWDDDLPVQVTSPGPSDRTA, encoded by the coding sequence ATGGGATTCCTCAAGCCCGACCTGCCGGTGGTCGACTTCGCCGAATGGAGTGCCGGGACCCGCGCGGAGAAGATCCGCCCGATGGCCCAACAGTGGGCCGAGGTCGGCTTCGGCACCCCGGTCGTGTTGCATCTGTTCTACGTTCTCAAGGTCGCCCTCTACGTGCTGGGCGGCTGGCTGATCGTGGTCGCCACCCCCGGCGTCGACGGGTTCACCGCGGTCGCGCAGTGGTGGCGCGAGCCGATCGTGTTCGAAAAGATCGTGCTCTACACGATGCTGTTCGAGGTGATCGGTCTGGGCTGCGGCTTCGGGCCGCTCAACAACCGGTTCTTCCCGCCGCTGGGATCGATCCTGTACTGGCTGCGGCCGGGCACCATCCGCCTGCCCCCGTGGCCCAACCGGGTGCCGGGCACCCGCGGCAGCGCGCGCACGCCGCTCGACGCCGCCCTCTACGGGGGCCTGCTGGTGATGTTGCTGGTGGCGCTGTTCTCCGCCGGCACCGGCCCGATACCCGAACTGGACACCACCGTCGGGGTGCTGCCGGCCTGGCAGGTGATCACCGTGTTGGTGCTGCTCGGGGTCGTCGGGCTGCGCGACAAGGTGATCTTCCTGGCCGCCCGCGGCGAGGTCTACGCCCCGCTGACGGCGGTGTTCCTGTTCACCGGGGTCGACATGCTCATCGGCGCCAAGGTGATCTTCTTGGTGATCTGGATCGGCGCGGCCACCTCCAAACTCAACCGGCACTTCCCGTTCGTCATCTCCACGATGATGAGCAACAACCCGCTGGTGCGGCCCCGGTCGCTCAAACGCCGGTTCTTCCGCCACTTCCCCGACGACCTGCGCCCGGGGTGGTTGTCGCGGACGCTGGCCCACGTCTCCACCGCGATCGAGATGGGGGTGCCGCTGGTGTTGTTCTTCTCCCATGGCGGGTGGCCCACCGCGATCGCCGCGTGCGTCATGGTCTGCTTCCACCTGGGGATCCTCGTCGCCATCCCGATGGGGGTGCCGTTGGAGTGGAACGTGTTCATGATCGTCGGTGTGCTGACGCTGTTCGTCGGCCACGCCGAGGTGGGCCTCGCCGATCTGCACCACCCCTGGGCGGTGGCGCTGCTGTTCGCGCTCAGCGCCGGCACCGTGGTGGTCGGCAATCTGTACCCGGACAAGGTGTCGTTTCTGCCGGGCATGCGCTACTACGCCGGCAACTGGGACACCACGCTGTGGTGTCTGACCCCGTCGGCCGAGGAGAAGATCAGCCGCGGCCTGGTCGCCATCGCCAGCATGCCCGCCGCCCAACTGGAACGGTTCTACGGCAGCAGGGAGGCCGCCCAGATCCCGATCTACATGGGGTATGCGTTCCGGGGGTTCAACACCCACGGCCGGGCGTTGTTCACCCTCGCGCACCGGGCGATGGCCGGGCGCGACGAGGACGACTACACGCTGACCGACGGGGAGCGGATCTGCTCGACCGCGGTCGGCTGGAATTTCGGCGACGGGCACATGACCAACGAGCAGCTGATCGCCGCGATGCAGCAGCGGTGCGGGTTCGCCCCCGGAGAGGTGCGGGTGGTGATCCTCGACGCCCAGCCGATCCACCGCCAGACCCAGCGCTACCGGCTGGTCGACGCGGCCACCGGCGAGTTCGAACGCGGGGTGATGCGCGTGGCCGACATGGCCGACAGCCAGCCGTGGGACGACGACCTCCCGGTCCAGGTGACCTCGCCGGGGCCCTCCGATCGCACCGCCTGA
- the metE gene encoding 5-methyltetrahydropteroyltriglutamate--homocysteine S-methyltransferase: MTTPASEGSTLTAEPFTATVTGSPRIGPRRELKRATEGYWAGRTSRADLESVAATLRRDTWAALAEAGVDSVPVNTFSYYDQVLDTAVMLGALPPRVAEVSDELDRYFAAARGTDTIQPLEMTKWFDTNYHYIVPEIGPDTEFSLNTDKVLGELKEAAETLPRGVTSRPVVIGPITFLLLSKAVGGAGAPIDRIDELLPLYTELLGQLSEAGADWVQFDEPVLVTDISADAPALAERVYTALGSASKRPAIHVATYFGDPGDGLAALARTPVEAIGVDLVAGGETALAGVAAVPELSGKTLVAGVVDGRNVWRTDLEAALAKLATLLGSAQTVAVSTSCSTLHVPYTLAAEPDLDDNLRSWLAFGAEKVTEVITLARALRDGRDTVADEIAASNAAVAARKADPRLRNEQVRDRIEAITGAGSRRGPATARREAQDARLKLPPLPTTTIGSYPQTSAIRKARAALRSGEIDRAEYDKRMKAEITDVIKLQEELGLDVLVHGEPERNDMVQYFAEQLDGFFAPQNGWVQSYGSRCVRPPILFGDVARPQPMTVDWISYAQSLTDKPVKGMLTGPVTILAWSFVRDDQPLADTANQVALAIRDETVDLQNAGIAVIQVDEPALRELLPLRDAAKEAYLQWAVGAFRLATSGVADSTQIHTHLCYSEFGEVIGAIADLDADVTSIEAARSHMEVLDDLNAIGFSNSVGPGVYDIHSPRVPGTEEMVVSLREALQAVPAQRLWVNPDCGLKTRRTDEVTASLTNLVAAAKEARSGL, encoded by the coding sequence ATGACCACACCCGCGAGTGAAGGATCGACATTGACCGCTGAACCGTTTACCGCCACCGTTACCGGCTCCCCGCGTATTGGCCCGCGACGCGAACTCAAACGCGCGACCGAGGGATACTGGGCGGGCCGGACCAGCCGCGCCGACTTGGAGTCGGTCGCCGCCACGCTGCGCCGCGACACCTGGGCCGCACTGGCCGAGGCCGGAGTCGACTCCGTGCCGGTGAACACGTTCTCCTACTACGACCAGGTGCTCGACACCGCGGTGATGCTCGGCGCGCTGCCCCCGCGCGTCGCCGAGGTCAGCGACGAGCTGGACCGCTACTTCGCCGCCGCGCGCGGCACCGACACCATCCAGCCGCTGGAGATGACGAAGTGGTTCGACACCAACTACCACTACATCGTTCCCGAGATCGGTCCCGACACCGAGTTCAGCCTGAACACCGACAAGGTGCTCGGTGAACTCAAGGAGGCCGCCGAGACCCTGCCCCGCGGCGTCACGTCGCGCCCGGTCGTGATCGGTCCGATCACCTTCCTGCTGCTGAGCAAGGCGGTCGGTGGCGCCGGCGCCCCGATCGACCGGATCGACGAGCTGCTGCCGCTCTACACCGAGCTGCTCGGACAGCTCTCGGAGGCCGGAGCGGACTGGGTGCAATTCGACGAACCGGTGTTGGTCACCGACATCTCCGCGGACGCCCCGGCACTCGCCGAGCGCGTCTACACGGCGCTGGGCTCGGCGAGCAAACGCCCCGCCATCCACGTCGCCACCTATTTCGGCGACCCCGGTGACGGGCTGGCCGCGCTGGCCCGCACCCCGGTCGAGGCGATCGGGGTCGACCTGGTCGCCGGCGGGGAGACCGCCCTCGCCGGTGTGGCCGCCGTCCCCGAGCTCAGCGGCAAGACCCTGGTCGCCGGGGTCGTCGACGGCCGCAACGTGTGGCGCACCGACCTGGAGGCCGCCTTGGCGAAGCTGGCCACGCTGCTCGGCAGCGCCCAGACGGTGGCGGTGTCGACGTCGTGTTCGACGCTGCACGTGCCCTACACCCTGGCCGCCGAACCCGACCTGGACGACAACCTGCGCAGCTGGCTGGCGTTCGGCGCGGAGAAGGTCACCGAGGTGATCACCTTGGCGCGGGCGCTGCGCGACGGCCGCGACACGGTGGCCGACGAGATCGCGGCCTCCAACGCGGCCGTGGCCGCCCGCAAGGCCGACCCCCGGCTGCGCAACGAACAGGTGCGCGACCGCATCGAGGCGATCACCGGCGCGGGCAGCCGTCGCGGGCCGGCGACGGCGCGCCGCGAGGCCCAAGACGCCCGACTCAAGCTGCCGCCGCTGCCGACCACCACGATCGGCTCGTACCCGCAGACCTCGGCCATCCGCAAGGCGCGTGCGGCGCTGCGCTCCGGTGAGATCGATCGCGCCGAGTACGACAAGCGGATGAAGGCCGAGATCACCGACGTGATCAAGCTGCAGGAGGAGCTCGGGCTCGACGTGCTGGTGCACGGTGAGCCGGAGCGCAACGACATGGTGCAGTACTTCGCCGAGCAGCTGGACGGCTTCTTCGCCCCGCAGAACGGCTGGGTGCAGTCCTACGGCAGTCGCTGCGTGCGTCCACCGATCCTCTTCGGCGACGTGGCCCGGCCGCAGCCGATGACCGTCGACTGGATCAGCTACGCCCAGTCGCTCACCGACAAGCCGGTCAAGGGGATGCTGACCGGTCCGGTGACGATCCTGGCGTGGTCGTTCGTCCGTGACGACCAGCCGCTGGCCGACACCGCCAACCAGGTGGCGCTGGCCATCCGCGACGAGACCGTCGACCTGCAGAACGCCGGGATCGCGGTGATCCAGGTCGATGAACCGGCCCTGCGGGAGCTGCTGCCGCTGCGCGACGCCGCGAAGGAGGCGTACCTGCAGTGGGCGGTCGGCGCGTTCCGGCTGGCCACCTCCGGGGTGGCCGACTCCACCCAGATCCACACCCACCTGTGCTACTCGGAGTTCGGCGAGGTCATCGGGGCGATCGCCGACCTCGATGCCGACGTCACCTCGATCGAGGCGGCACGCTCCCACATGGAGGTCCTCGACGACCTCAACGCGATCGGGTTCTCCAACAGTGTCGGGCCGGGTGTCTACGACATCCACTCGCCACGCGTTCCCGGCACCGAGGAGATGGTGGTGTCGCTCAGGGAGGCGCTGCAGGCGGTGCCGGCGCAGCGGCTGTGGGTCAACCCCGACTGCGGCCTGAAGACACGCCGCACCGACGAGGTGACCGCCTCGCTGACCAACCTGGTCGCCGCCGCCAAGGAGGCGCGCTCGGGGCTGTAG
- a CDS encoding enoyl-CoA hydratase-related protein has product MTAPTEQPAALSERRGTVLVITLNRPEARNAVNGAVSTAVGDALQHAQDDPEVRAVVLTGAGEKSFCAGADLKAISRGESLFHPDHPEWGFAGYMQHFIDKPTIAAVNGTALGGGTELALASDLVVAEQRAQFGLPEVKRGLIAAAGGVFRIMEQLPRKIALEMLFTGEPMSAADALGWGLINDVVADGTVLEAALALAERITVNAPLSVQASKRVAYGADDGVIVEEEVGWSRTSREFGALLKTEDAKEGPLAFAQKRQPVWKAR; this is encoded by the coding sequence GTGACGGCCCCGACCGAGCAGCCCGCCGCCCTCAGCGAGCGCCGCGGCACTGTTCTGGTCATCACGCTGAACCGGCCCGAGGCGCGCAACGCGGTCAACGGTGCGGTCAGCACCGCCGTCGGTGACGCGCTGCAGCACGCGCAGGACGATCCGGAGGTCCGCGCGGTCGTGCTGACCGGCGCCGGGGAGAAATCGTTCTGCGCAGGAGCGGATCTCAAGGCGATCTCCCGCGGGGAGAGCCTGTTTCACCCCGACCACCCCGAGTGGGGGTTCGCCGGCTACATGCAGCACTTCATCGACAAGCCGACGATCGCGGCGGTCAACGGCACCGCGCTCGGCGGCGGCACCGAGTTGGCGCTCGCCAGTGACCTGGTCGTGGCGGAACAGCGGGCCCAGTTCGGCCTGCCCGAGGTGAAGCGCGGGCTCATCGCCGCCGCCGGCGGGGTGTTTCGGATCATGGAGCAACTGCCCCGCAAGATCGCCCTGGAGATGCTGTTCACCGGCGAGCCGATGAGCGCCGCCGATGCGCTCGGGTGGGGCCTGATCAACGACGTGGTCGCCGACGGCACCGTGCTGGAGGCGGCGCTGGCGCTCGCCGAGCGCATCACGGTCAACGCGCCACTGTCGGTTCAGGCGAGCAAGCGGGTCGCCTACGGCGCCGACGACGGGGTGATCGTCGAGGAGGAAGTGGGCTGGTCGCGCACCAGCCGGGAGTTCGGTGCCCTGCTCAAGACCGAGGACGCCAAGGAGGGTCCTCTGGCGTTCGCCCAGAAGCGCCAGCCGGTGTGGAAGGCGCGTTAG
- a CDS encoding NAD(P)-dependent oxidoreductase: MARIIVFGGHGKVALHLNRILTERGDAVTAVFRNPDHSEEVAVTGAAPLVGDIEQLDTAALAELIGGHDAVVFAAGAGGGNPERTYAVDRDAAIRVIDATRSAGVRRFVMVSYFGADPDHGVPSDNAFYPYAEAKAAADAHLRATDLDWTVLGPSRLTLDPATGTIALGTRGDGDTAGDKAGDKAEVSRENVALVIAAALAPDTGGATVGRTIEFNDGPTPIAEALTGRPGPDATR, translated from the coding sequence ATGGCACGCATCATCGTTTTCGGCGGCCACGGCAAGGTCGCCCTGCACCTGAACCGCATCCTCACCGAGCGCGGCGACGCCGTGACCGCGGTGTTTCGCAACCCCGACCACTCCGAGGAGGTGGCGGTCACCGGGGCGGCGCCGCTCGTCGGCGACATCGAGCAGCTCGACACCGCCGCGCTGGCCGAGTTGATCGGCGGGCACGACGCGGTGGTGTTCGCCGCCGGCGCCGGCGGCGGTAACCCCGAGCGCACCTACGCGGTGGACCGCGACGCCGCCATCCGGGTCATCGACGCAACCCGATCGGCCGGGGTGCGCCGGTTCGTGATGGTCTCCTATTTCGGCGCCGACCCCGACCACGGGGTGCCCAGTGACAACGCGTTCTACCCCTACGCGGAGGCCAAGGCGGCCGCCGATGCGCACCTGCGCGCCACCGACCTGGACTGGACGGTGCTGGGGCCCAGCCGGCTCACGCTGGATCCGGCCACCGGCACGATCGCGCTGGGCACCCGCGGCGACGGCGACACGGCCGGCGACAAGGCCGGCGACAAGGCGGAGGTGTCGCGGGAGAACGTCGCGCTGGTCATCGCCGCGGCGCTGGCCCCCGACACCGGTGGCGCCACCGTCGGGCGCACCATCGAGTTCAACGACGGCCCCACCCCCATCGCCGAGGCCTTGACCGGGCGTCCGGGGCCGGACGCGACCCGGTAG
- a CDS encoding acyl-ACP desaturase codes for MVKELTELQLLTELEPSVADNLNRHLSLAKPWNPHDYVPWAEGRNYAALGGVDWDPEQSELSEVARVAMITNLLTEDNLPSYHRYISENLSTDGAWGTWVGTWTAEENRHGIAMRDYLVVTRGVDPVELEKTRTIVLTRGIIAPEDFEGVLIQSAYVTFQEVATRVSHRQTGRVCNDPVADTMLKRIAQDENLHAVFYRNITGAAFDLAPDQTMDAVTRVVKDFDMPGRGMPNWRRNGVLMVKHGIYDLRQHLEEVLVPTLRKWKVFDRTDFGPLGEQRRNELGEFLEKLQRDVVRFEERRAHLLERQAAKAAART; via the coding sequence ATGGTCAAGGAGTTAACCGAACTCCAGCTGCTCACCGAGTTGGAGCCGTCGGTTGCCGACAACTTGAACCGGCACCTCTCCCTGGCCAAACCCTGGAATCCGCACGACTATGTCCCGTGGGCCGAGGGCCGCAACTACGCCGCGCTGGGCGGAGTCGATTGGGATCCCGAGCAGTCCGAGCTCTCCGAGGTCGCTCGGGTCGCGATGATCACCAACCTGCTCACCGAAGACAACCTGCCCTCCTATCACCGCTACATCTCGGAGAACCTCTCCACCGACGGCGCCTGGGGCACGTGGGTGGGCACCTGGACCGCCGAGGAGAACCGGCACGGCATCGCCATGCGCGACTACCTGGTGGTCACCCGCGGCGTCGACCCGGTCGAACTGGAGAAAACCCGCACGATCGTGTTGACCCGCGGCATCATCGCACCGGAGGACTTCGAGGGCGTGCTCATCCAGTCCGCCTACGTCACCTTCCAGGAGGTGGCCACCCGGGTCAGTCACCGCCAGACGGGCCGGGTCTGCAACGACCCCGTCGCCGACACGATGCTCAAGCGCATCGCCCAGGACGAGAACCTGCACGCGGTGTTCTACCGCAACATCACCGGGGCCGCGTTCGACTTGGCGCCGGACCAGACGATGGATGCGGTGACCCGCGTGGTCAAGGACTTCGACATGCCCGGTCGCGGCATGCCCAACTGGCGGCGCAACGGGGTGCTGATGGTCAAACACGGCATCTACGATCTGCGCCAGCATCTCGAGGAGGTGCTCGTCCCCACGCTGCGGAAGTGGAAGGTGTTCGACCGCACCGACTTCGGTCCGCTCGGCGAGCAGCGCCGCAACGAACTCGGCGAGTTCCTGGAGAAGTTGCAGCGCGACGTCGTCCGGTTCGAGGAACGCCGCGCCCACCTGCTCGAGCGCCAGGCCGCCAAGGCCGCCGCGCGCACCTGA
- a CDS encoding thiolase family protein produces MAEAVIVEAVRSPIGKRNGGLAGVHPADLSAQVLNGVAQRTGIDPAIVDDVIWGCVMQAGEQALDVGRTALLTAGWPESVPGVTVDRQCGSSQQSVHFAAAGVVAGHYDVVVAGGVESMSRTPMGSSLANGGRPYPQTFLDRYEGVVPNQGVGAEMVAEQWGLSRTQLDEFSLNSHEKAAAAQDSGAFEDEIVAIQDADGAAVTKDEGIRRGTTLEKMGQLKPAFKEDGVIHAGNSSQISDGAAALLFMSAEKAQSLGLKPLARVHTATVAGSNPVIMLTGPIPATQKALKRSGLSVDEIGVFEVNEAFAPVPMAWLADIGADEKRLNPNGGAIALGHPLGGSGARLMTTMLYHMRDNGIQYGLQTMCEGGGQANATILELL; encoded by the coding sequence ATGGCCGAAGCTGTCATCGTCGAGGCGGTGCGCTCACCGATCGGCAAACGCAACGGAGGTCTCGCCGGGGTGCACCCGGCCGACTTGTCCGCCCAGGTGCTCAACGGCGTGGCCCAGCGCACCGGGATCGACCCCGCGATCGTCGACGACGTCATCTGGGGGTGCGTCATGCAGGCCGGTGAGCAGGCCCTCGACGTCGGCCGCACCGCGCTGCTGACCGCCGGCTGGCCGGAGAGCGTGCCCGGGGTGACCGTCGACCGGCAGTGCGGCTCCAGCCAGCAGTCGGTGCACTTCGCCGCGGCCGGTGTGGTCGCCGGCCACTACGACGTCGTGGTCGCCGGTGGGGTGGAGTCCATGTCGCGCACCCCGATGGGATCGTCGCTGGCCAACGGTGGGCGGCCGTACCCGCAGACGTTCCTCGACCGTTACGAGGGGGTGGTGCCCAACCAGGGCGTCGGCGCGGAGATGGTCGCCGAACAGTGGGGCTTGTCGCGCACCCAGCTCGATGAATTCTCCCTGAACTCCCACGAGAAAGCCGCCGCAGCACAGGATTCCGGTGCTTTCGAGGACGAGATCGTCGCCATCCAAGACGCCGACGGCGCGGCGGTGACCAAGGACGAGGGCATCCGTCGGGGCACCACCTTGGAGAAGATGGGCCAACTCAAGCCGGCGTTCAAAGAGGACGGCGTGATCCACGCCGGCAACTCCAGCCAGATCTCCGACGGCGCAGCGGCGCTGCTGTTCATGTCGGCCGAGAAAGCCCAGTCGTTGGGGCTCAAACCGCTGGCCCGCGTGCACACCGCCACCGTCGCCGGCTCCAACCCGGTGATCATGCTGACCGGCCCGATTCCGGCGACTCAGAAGGCGCTCAAGCGATCCGGGCTGAGCGTCGATGAGATCGGCGTGTTCGAGGTCAACGAGGCCTTCGCCCCGGTGCCGATGGCCTGGCTGGCCGACATCGGTGCCGACGAGAAGAGGCTCAACCCCAACGGCGGGGCGATCGCTCTGGGGCACCCGCTGGGCGGTTCGGGGGCCCGGTTGATGACGACCATGCTCTACCACATGCGCGACAACGGTATTCAGTACGGTCTGCAGACAATGTGTGAGGGCGGCGGTCAGGCCAACGCGACGATTCTGGAGTTGCTGTGA